Proteins found in one Candidatus Methylomirabilota bacterium genomic segment:
- a CDS encoding gluconokinase gives MILALDVGTSSARAAMYDETATVPRRFHQSAYEPTLTADGGVEHDPNALLAAVAACLDAVLAGPGLPDVAGVGVATFWHGLLGFDGAGHAVTPVYMWADTRGARDATLLAGALDEAALHARTGCHVHASYWPAKLRWLARARPAEAQRVMRWGSIGEHLELAFFGEGATSVSMASATGLFDQAALTWDATALAAAGIGSRQLFPLVDRTEPRRGLRPAWARRWPALRGVPWFPAIGDGAAGNVGSECVDPSRIALNVGTSAALRAITTAPGSPPRGLWRYRVDRRLAIVGGALSEGGNLLAWCRDVLRLPEGPATEAALAALPADGHGLTVLPFIAGERAPGWRGERRASITGLRLDTTGVHILRAVLEAIALRLGIVHELLRPCVAPDHAVLASGGGVAHSRTWAQIIADVLGRAITVLPDEEATSRGAALLALSALGLRPELASARPPVGETVRPDAARHAHYRDALARQRALDARLV, from the coding sequence CCGCCACCGTGCCGCGACGATTCCATCAGAGCGCGTATGAGCCGACCCTCACCGCCGACGGCGGTGTCGAGCACGATCCCAACGCGCTGCTGGCCGCGGTGGCCGCCTGCCTCGACGCCGTGCTCGCCGGCCCCGGCCTGCCCGACGTCGCCGGCGTGGGCGTCGCCACCTTTTGGCACGGGCTCCTCGGCTTCGACGGCGCCGGGCACGCCGTCACGCCGGTCTACATGTGGGCGGACACGCGGGGCGCCCGCGACGCCACGCTCCTGGCCGGCGCTCTCGACGAGGCAGCGCTGCACGCGCGCACCGGCTGTCACGTCCACGCGTCGTACTGGCCGGCCAAGCTGCGCTGGCTCGCGCGCGCGCGCCCGGCCGAGGCCCAGCGTGTGATGCGCTGGGGCTCCATCGGTGAGCACCTGGAGCTCGCCTTCTTCGGTGAAGGGGCCACGAGCGTGTCGATGGCCTCGGCCACGGGGCTCTTCGATCAGGCCGCGCTCACCTGGGACGCGACCGCGCTGGCCGCTGCCGGCATCGGGAGCCGCCAACTCTTCCCCCTCGTGGATCGCACCGAGCCGCGACGCGGCCTGCGCCCGGCGTGGGCGCGCCGCTGGCCCGCGCTGCGCGGCGTGCCCTGGTTTCCCGCCATCGGCGATGGCGCGGCCGGCAACGTCGGCTCCGAGTGTGTCGATCCCTCGCGCATTGCCCTCAACGTGGGGACGTCGGCGGCGCTCCGTGCGATCACGACGGCCCCCGGCAGCCCGCCTCGCGGCCTCTGGCGCTATCGGGTGGACCGGCGGCTCGCCATCGTCGGAGGCGCGCTCAGCGAGGGCGGGAATCTGCTGGCATGGTGCCGCGACGTCCTGCGCCTGCCCGAGGGGCCCGCCACCGAGGCGGCGCTCGCCGCGCTTCCGGCCGACGGCCACGGCCTGACCGTGCTGCCCTTCATCGCCGGTGAGCGTGCGCCCGGCTGGCGAGGCGAGCGCCGCGCGAGCATCACCGGCCTGCGGTTGGACACCACGGGGGTGCACATCTTGCGCGCGGTGCTCGAGGCGATTGCGCTGCGTCTCGGTATCGTCCACGAGCTGCTCAGGCCGTGCGTCGCGCCCGATCACGCGGTTCTCGCCTCAGGTGGCGGAGTCGCCCACTCGCGGACGTGGGCTCAGATCATCGCCGACGTGCTCGGCCGGGCCATCACGGTGCTGCCCGATGAGGAGGCAACGAGCCGCGGCGCGGCGCTGCTCGCGCTCTCGGCGCTCGGCCTGCGACCCGAGCTCGCCTCCGCCCGCCCACCCGTCGGCGAGACGGTCCGCCCGGATGCGGCCCGCCATGCACACTACCGGGACGCGCTGGCGCGACAACGAGCTCTCGACGCCAGGCTGGTGTGA